From Syntrophorhabdaceae bacterium, one genomic window encodes:
- the ahcY gene encoding adenosylhomocysteinase, with amino-acid sequence MKTKELDLSLPYKVKDIGLAELGRKQLVLAENEMPGLMAAREKYGKEKPFKGLKIAGSLHMTIETAMLIETLFALGADIRWASCNIFSTQDEAAAAIAAAGTAKVFAWKGESLEDYWWCTEQMLTWPDGSGPDMIVDDGGDATLMIHEGAKAEKDPAVLSKKFDNKEFQIIMDRLADSYELNKTKWTNIAKKVKGVSEETTTGVHRLYQLQDRGELLFPAINVNDSVTKSKFDNLYGCRESLIDGIKRATDIMIAGKTCVIAGYGDVGKGCAQALRGMGATVLVTEIDPICALQAAMEGYRVVTMEDAAPVADIFVTATGCEHVITGTHMEMMKHQAIICNIGHFDSEIEMSYLENNSKCTRENVKPQVDKWTVNSGRTIVVLAEGRLVNLGCATGHPSFVMSNSFTNQTLAQIMLSKGGLETKVYVLPKSLDEEVARLHLSRVNAKLTTLTKKQADYLGIEIEGPYKADHYRY; translated from the coding sequence CGCGCGCGAAAAATACGGGAAAGAAAAACCCTTCAAGGGGCTCAAGATAGCGGGCTCGCTTCACATGACTATCGAGACCGCAATGCTTATCGAAACTCTCTTTGCCCTCGGCGCCGATATCCGCTGGGCGTCGTGCAATATCTTTTCTACCCAGGACGAGGCCGCTGCCGCGATTGCTGCCGCGGGTACCGCAAAAGTGTTTGCATGGAAGGGCGAATCGCTCGAGGACTACTGGTGGTGCACCGAGCAGATGCTCACATGGCCCGATGGCTCAGGCCCTGATATGATCGTCGATGACGGCGGGGACGCGACGCTCATGATTCATGAAGGGGCCAAGGCTGAAAAGGATCCGGCCGTCCTCTCGAAGAAATTTGACAACAAGGAATTCCAGATCATCATGGATCGTCTTGCCGATTCGTATGAACTCAATAAAACCAAGTGGACGAATATCGCGAAGAAGGTCAAGGGCGTGTCCGAGGAGACGACCACCGGCGTTCACCGCCTCTATCAGCTTCAGGATCGTGGAGAGCTTCTCTTCCCGGCAATCAACGTGAACGACTCGGTGACGAAATCGAAGTTCGACAACCTCTACGGCTGCCGTGAATCCCTGATTGACGGGATCAAGCGCGCGACGGACATCATGATTGCGGGCAAGACCTGCGTTATCGCCGGATACGGTGATGTCGGCAAGGGCTGCGCACAGGCGCTGCGCGGTATGGGCGCGACCGTGCTCGTCACCGAGATTGATCCTATCTGCGCGCTCCAGGCTGCGATGGAAGGATACCGTGTGGTTACCATGGAAGATGCGGCTCCTGTCGCGGATATTTTCGTGACCGCAACGGGTTGCGAGCATGTGATCACCGGTACACACATGGAGATGATGAAACATCAGGCGATCATCTGCAACATCGGTCACTTCGACAGTGAGATCGAGATGAGCTACCTTGAAAACAACTCAAAGTGCACACGTGAAAATGTGAAGCCTCAGGTCGATAAATGGACCGTCAACTCAGGCCGCACGATCGTGGTGCTCGCCGAAGGGCGTCTCGTGAACCTCGGCTGCGCGACAGGTCATCCATCGTTCGTGATGTCGAACTCATTCACGAACCAGACCCTTGCGCAGATCATGCTTTCGAAGGGCGGGCTTGAAACAAAAGTCTATGTTCTTCCGAAGTCACTCGATGAGGAAGTCGCACGACTCCATCTTTCACGGGTCAATGCGAAACTTACCACTCTTACGAAGAAACAGGCCGATTATCTCGGTATAGAGATCGAGGGACCCTACAAGGCTGATCATTATAGATATTAA